The following are encoded together in the Desulfococcus multivorans genome:
- a CDS encoding malectin domain-containing carbohydrate-binding protein → MVKYTLRVLTAFFLLVTACGLIGAGAAVGDEIIDNGDPKTAFTGTWGVSGGTNPYDPVDPSATALWSRDGATYTWTFTPTETGSHEVLMWWTAYASRANNIPVTIENAVQTATVPVNQQAGGGQWNSLGVYTFEAGVSYDVTITAAPGGSANYSTCADAVQMKYRPDVNVPPTAVIDAVEPRAARPEQFIGFQGHGIDGDGAVETYEWRSDLDGVIGNQPSFTSDALTPGTHTIFFRVQDDQGIWSQPAATLVVVRDCAKPVSIMPLGDSITYGLGEISDQNLITGYREPLFRLLADAGYYFDLVGERSTGLYVTPPFDIHHQGIPGITDAEVAAGIYNRLTAYPAEIVLLHIGTNALTPDPGDVERILDEIDRYEADNDVEVAVVLARIINREISHLDTTLFNDNVAAMAEARIAQGDKILQVDMESALNYAVDMWDLVHPLNVGYVKMAGKWMGILSRLLPTCAEFPPFIYSSPVTTATAGMEFRYPVGALGSPAPTFSLTTSPPGMAIDAGTGEITWVPTPAQDGVHDVTVAAANTLGNTVQHFNVDAAAAIIIDNGDPGTAFTGSWPASGGENPYDPSDANATSLWSRDGSTYTWTFTPQASGTYDIAMWWTAFTSRASSIPVTIENAVQTATVQVNQQANGGQWNSLGVYTFEAGKSYDITITAVPGGSANYSTCADAVKIAPAISSGPPAVTTQPVSRSVAPGETATFSVAATGTAPLSYQWQKNGANIPGASGSAYTTPAVTLSDNNAQFRCVVSNSEGSAISSAATLTVTEATAVLTASPNPLDFGDQATGTPATRALTLSNTGNVGLAVSRVVVGGGTGDFSYDGMTSFSLSPGASLPLNIEFQPTAVGTRSATLTVTHDGNNSPLVVNLAGTGFTSSGGEAVHRINGGGSAVTTSGIAWSADGYYAGSTRTYSAAKAIAGTTDDVLYQTERYGRTMSYSLPVAPGTYAVDLHFAELYFTTAGSRVFDVDVENGQGSLDNLDIVAETGPNTALVKRFGEILVTDGTLDIQFAASADNAKISAIEVRAVSGGTSTAVLTASPNPLDFGDQATGTPTTRVLTLSNTGNVGLAVSNVVVGGGTGDFSYDGATSFSVSPGASVPLNIDFQPVADGERSATVTVTHDGDNSPFVVGLVGSGFTSSGGEAVHRINGGGSAVTTSGIAWSADQYYTGSTRTYSAAKAIAGTVDDVVYQTERFGKAMGYSLPVASGTYAVDLHFAELYFTTAGSRVFDVDVENGQGSLDNLDIVAETGPNTALVKRFGEILVTDGTLDIQFAASVDNAKISAIEVRAVSGGTSTAPVITTQPVSRSVTEGATATFSVTATGTAPLTYQWQKNGANIIGAAGSSYTTPAVILTDNNAQFRCVVSNSAGSVTSNAATLTVTSSGGEAVHRINGGGSAVTTSGVAWSADQYYTGSTRTYSAVKAIAGTVDDVLYQTERFGKAMGYSLPVAPGIYAVDLHFAELYFTTAGSRVFDVDVENGQGSLDNLDIVAETGPNTALVKRFGEILVTDGSLDIQFAASVDNAKISAIEVRAVSGGTSTAPVITTQPVSRSAVVGSTATFSVAAMGTAPLTYQWQKNGANISGAAGSTYTTPAVTLTDNNAQFRCVVTNSAGSVTSNAATLTVTSSATAPVITTQPANQSAVVGGKATFSVTATGAAPLGYQWQKNGVNISGAVGSTYTTPAVVLSDNNAKFRCGVTNSAGSVTSNTATLTVVSGTTPSAVIHEISPTTALPGQAVTFSGSGTDIGGSIVAYSWYSTLDGPLSSQATFTTSSLSEGVHTIFFKVRDNSGLWSSEIQSKVEVSDTRVQTTEHIFFAPAYASVNAMGLMNTTLQNMGATYANGVWTYVNTARNKRYVMHPVTTTAQFATALKTQDAHVLYFGHSNYGSGQVFATSQEFRDQVIQDIRYVDDDRILNLSSPIVNLSVSGMRTGQAYPHWWPVYKDGTSALAPYVKGDPNGDPAYNYYPTYQIPGDPTHYKIETVKNGAIERFADWDGPAWYDPDGDTPDPDNPNHDMYYITNPEPWSPSFERVGNWVDTDTLSNFYQENYEYSSPGTGADTARWMFRTTRSGNYNVYVWYPAASGNASNAPYTVNHADGSTTVTVNQRTNGGKWNRIGTFRFGINAYSVVLKDNADGNVVADGVMIEPADNPSDARFLDNVDYPKRHYGYKTLVKRKALAVPKSEMKYARLFYSGCDSGHYYTDTFQRGVFFYSLKSTSDGEYAVAAYLTAYVNGASDYELWEIIQAIEPYYDYYDFTKPPSEQW, encoded by the coding sequence ATGGTGAAGTATACCCTCAGGGTTTTGACGGCTTTTTTCCTTCTGGTCACGGCATGCGGCCTGATCGGTGCGGGGGCGGCCGTCGGCGACGAGATTATCGACAACGGCGACCCCAAAACGGCCTTTACCGGCACCTGGGGGGTCTCCGGGGGGACAAATCCTTACGATCCCGTCGATCCATCCGCAACGGCCCTGTGGAGCCGGGACGGAGCGACGTATACCTGGACCTTCACGCCGACGGAGACCGGATCCCATGAAGTCCTGATGTGGTGGACGGCATACGCCTCCCGGGCGAACAATATTCCGGTCACCATCGAGAATGCCGTCCAGACCGCGACGGTGCCGGTCAACCAGCAGGCGGGCGGCGGACAATGGAACAGCCTGGGGGTTTACACTTTCGAGGCGGGGGTTTCCTACGACGTCACCATCACCGCCGCACCCGGCGGGAGCGCCAACTACAGCACCTGCGCCGATGCGGTTCAGATGAAATACCGGCCGGACGTCAACGTGCCGCCGACGGCGGTCATCGACGCTGTCGAGCCTCGCGCGGCCAGGCCGGAACAGTTCATCGGCTTTCAGGGGCACGGGATTGACGGCGACGGCGCCGTGGAAACCTATGAGTGGCGTTCGGACCTGGACGGCGTCATCGGCAATCAGCCATCGTTCACATCCGATGCGCTGACCCCGGGGACGCACACGATTTTCTTCCGGGTTCAGGACGATCAGGGCATCTGGTCCCAACCGGCGGCGACGCTGGTCGTGGTCCGGGACTGCGCGAAGCCGGTATCCATCATGCCCCTGGGTGACTCCATCACCTACGGCCTCGGCGAAATCAGCGATCAAAATCTGATTACGGGCTACCGGGAGCCGTTGTTCCGATTGTTGGCCGATGCCGGCTATTACTTCGATCTCGTGGGGGAGAGAAGCACCGGCCTCTATGTGACCCCCCCGTTTGACATTCATCACCAGGGGATTCCCGGGATCACGGATGCCGAGGTAGCCGCCGGCATCTACAACCGGCTGACGGCGTATCCGGCGGAGATCGTGCTGCTCCATATCGGCACCAATGCGCTGACGCCGGATCCGGGCGACGTGGAGCGGATACTCGATGAAATCGACCGGTACGAGGCTGACAACGACGTCGAGGTGGCGGTGGTGTTGGCGCGCATCATCAATCGGGAAATCAGCCACCTGGATACCACGCTGTTCAACGACAATGTCGCGGCCATGGCCGAGGCGAGAATCGCCCAGGGGGACAAGATCCTTCAGGTCGACATGGAAAGCGCGTTGAATTACGCTGTCGATATGTGGGACCTCGTCCATCCGCTCAATGTCGGATATGTCAAAATGGCCGGCAAGTGGATGGGCATCCTTTCCAGGCTGCTGCCCACATGTGCCGAATTTCCGCCGTTTATTTACAGTTCGCCCGTGACGACGGCGACCGCGGGTATGGAATTCCGGTATCCCGTCGGCGCTCTCGGCAGCCCCGCACCCACATTCAGCCTGACCACGTCGCCGCCGGGAATGGCGATCGACGCCGGTACGGGGGAGATCACATGGGTCCCGACCCCCGCCCAGGACGGTGTTCACGACGTTACCGTAGCGGCCGCCAATACGTTGGGTAACACCGTTCAGCATTTCAACGTGGACGCCGCCGCGGCGATCATCATCGACAACGGCGATCCCGGTACCGCTTTTACCGGTTCCTGGCCCGCGTCGGGGGGAGAGAACCCCTATGATCCCTCGGACGCCAACGCGACATCCTTGTGGAGCCGGGACGGGAGCACCTACACCTGGACCTTCACCCCCCAGGCCTCCGGAACCTATGACATCGCCATGTGGTGGACGGCTTTCACCTCCCGGGCGAGCAGCATTCCCGTCACCATCGAGAACGCCGTCCAGACCGCGACGGTGCAGGTCAACCAACAGGCCAACGGCGGCCAATGGAACAGCCTGGGCGTCTACACCTTCGAGGCGGGGAAGTCCTACGACATCACCATCACCGCCGTACCCGGCGGGAGCGCCAACTACAGCACCTGCGCCGATGCCGTCAAGATAGCCCCGGCGATCTCATCGGGACCGCCTGCCGTCACGACGCAGCCTGTCAGCCGGAGCGTGGCGCCGGGCGAGACGGCGACCTTCAGTGTTGCAGCCACGGGTACGGCGCCTCTGAGCTACCAATGGCAGAAAAACGGCGCCAACATTCCGGGTGCCTCCGGGAGTGCCTATACCACCCCGGCTGTGACCCTTTCGGACAACAATGCCCAGTTCCGGTGCGTGGTCAGCAACAGTGAGGGCAGCGCTATCAGCAGCGCGGCAACCCTCACGGTCACGGAAGCGACCGCGGTGCTTACGGCGTCTCCGAACCCGCTCGACTTCGGCGACCAGGCGACGGGTACCCCGGCGACCCGGGCCTTGACCCTGAGCAACACGGGGAACGTCGGACTTGCGGTGAGCAGAGTGGTCGTGGGCGGCGGAACAGGCGATTTCAGTTACGACGGCATGACGAGCTTCAGCCTCTCTCCCGGGGCGTCGCTCCCGCTGAACATTGAGTTTCAACCCACTGCGGTCGGGACCCGGTCGGCGACGCTGACCGTGACCCATGACGGCAACAATTCCCCCCTCGTTGTCAACCTGGCCGGCACCGGGTTCACGTCGAGCGGCGGGGAAGCGGTCCATCGCATCAACGGCGGGGGATCCGCCGTGACCACGAGCGGGATCGCCTGGAGCGCGGACGGGTATTATGCCGGTTCGACCCGTACCTACAGCGCCGCCAAAGCCATTGCAGGGACGACGGACGACGTGCTGTACCAGACGGAGCGGTACGGCAGGACAATGAGCTACAGCCTGCCGGTGGCGCCGGGAACCTATGCCGTTGACCTGCATTTTGCGGAGCTCTATTTCACCACCGCGGGATCCCGGGTGTTCGACGTGGATGTGGAGAACGGCCAGGGCAGCCTCGATAATCTCGACATCGTGGCGGAGACGGGGCCGAACACGGCGCTGGTCAAGCGCTTCGGCGAGATCCTGGTGACGGACGGCACCCTCGACATCCAGTTCGCCGCGTCGGCGGACAACGCCAAGATATCGGCCATCGAGGTTCGGGCCGTCTCCGGCGGCACATCCACGGCGGTGCTTACGGCGTCTCCGAACCCGCTCGACTTCGGCGATCAGGCGACGGGGACCCCGACGACCCGGGTCTTGACCCTGAGCAACACGGGGAACGTCGGGCTTGCGGTGAGCAATGTGGTCGTGGGCGGCGGAACGGGTGATTTCAGTTACGACGGGGCGACGAGCTTCAGCGTGTCCCCGGGGGCATCGGTCCCGCTGAACATCGATTTTCAGCCCGTCGCGGACGGGGAGCGTTCGGCGACGGTGACCGTAACCCATGACGGGGACAACTCTCCCTTTGTCGTCGGCCTCGTCGGCAGCGGGTTCACGTCGAGCGGCGGGGAAGCGGTGCATCGCATCAACGGCGGGGGATCCGCCGTGACCACGAGCGGGATCGCCTGGAGCGCGGATCAGTATTACACCGGTTCGACACGCACCTACAGCGCCGCCAAGGCCATCGCCGGGACGGTTGACGACGTAGTGTACCAGACGGAGCGGTTCGGTAAAGCGATGGGCTACAGCCTGCCGGTGGCGTCGGGAACCTATGCCGTTGACCTGCATTTTGCGGAGCTCTATTTCACCACCGCGGGATCCCGGGTGTTCGACGTGGATGTGGAGAACGGCCAGGGCAGCCTCGACAATCTCGACATCGTGGCGGAGACGGGGCCGAACACGGCGCTGGTCAAGCGCTTCGGCGAGATCCTGGTGACGGACGGCACCCTCGACATCCAGTTCGCCGCATCGGTGGACAACGCCAAGATATCGGCCATCGAGGTGCGCGCCGTCTCGGGCGGCACGTCCACGGCACCCGTCATCACGACGCAGCCTGTAAGCCGTAGCGTGACGGAGGGGGCGACGGCGACTTTCAGCGTGACGGCGACGGGCACGGCGCCTCTGACCTACCAATGGCAGAAAAACGGCGCCAATATTATAGGCGCCGCCGGGAGCAGCTATACCACGCCGGCGGTGATTTTGACGGACAACAACGCCCAGTTCCGGTGCGTGGTAAGCAACAGCGCGGGCAGCGTCACCAGCAACGCCGCGACCTTGACGGTCACGTCGAGCGGCGGGGAAGCGGTCCATCGCATCAACGGCGGGGGATCCGCCGTGACCACGAGCGGTGTCGCCTGGAGCGCGGATCAGTATTACACCGGTTCGACACGCACCTACAGCGCCGTCAAGGCCATCGCCGGGACGGTTGACGACGTGCTGTACCAGACGGAGCGGTTCGGTAAAGCGATGGGCTACAGCCTGCCGGTGGCGCCGGGGATCTATGCCGTTGACCTGCATTTTGCGGAGCTCTATTTCACCACCGCGGGATCCCGGGTGTTCGACGTGGATGTGGAGAACGGCCAGGGCAGCCTCGACAATCTCGATATCGTGGCGGAGACGGGGCCGAACACGGCGCTGGTCAAGCGTTTCGGCGAGATCCTGGTGACGGACGGCAGCCTCGACATCCAGTTCGCCGCATCGGTGGACAATGCCAAGATATCGGCTATCGAGGTGCGCGCCGTTTCCGGCGGCACGTCCACGGCACCCGTCATTACGACGCAGCCTGTCAGCCGGAGCGCAGTGGTGGGTTCGACGGCGACCTTCAGCGTTGCGGCGATGGGTACGGCGCCTCTGACCTACCAATGGCAGAAAAACGGCGCGAATATTTCAGGCGCCGCCGGGAGCACCTACACCACGCCGGCCGTGACTTTGACGGACAACAACGCCCAGTTCCGGTGCGTGGTGACCAACAGTGCCGGCAGCGTCACCAGCAACGCGGCGACCTTGACGGTTACGTCGTCCGCGACGGCCCCCGTCATCACGACGCAGCCGGCCAACCAGAGTGCGGTGGTGGGCGGAAAGGCGACCTTCAGTGTTACGGCGACGGGCGCGGCGCCCCTCGGCTATCAGTGGCAGAAAAACGGCGTCAACATTTCGGGCGCCGTCGGGAGCACCTACACCACCCCGGCCGTGGTCCTTTCGGACAACAACGCCAAGTTCCGGTGCGGGGTGACCAACAGCGCGGGCAGCGTCACCAGCAATACGGCGACCCTCACGGTCGTCAGCGGCACCACTCCCAGTGCGGTGATCCACGAGATCAGCCCCACCACCGCCCTGCCCGGTCAGGCGGTGACATTTTCGGGATCGGGAACCGACATCGGCGGCAGCATCGTCGCCTACAGCTGGTATTCCACTCTCGACGGCCCCCTGAGCAGCCAGGCGACCTTCACCACGTCATCCCTCTCCGAAGGGGTGCACACGATATTCTTCAAGGTTCGGGACAATTCAGGTCTCTGGTCTTCGGAGATCCAGTCGAAGGTGGAGGTCAGCGACACCCGGGTGCAGACGACGGAGCATATCTTTTTTGCACCCGCCTACGCCTCGGTGAACGCGATGGGCCTGATGAACACGACCCTCCAGAACATGGGGGCGACATACGCCAACGGCGTCTGGACCTACGTCAACACGGCGCGGAACAAGCGGTACGTGATGCATCCCGTCACGACAACGGCGCAGTTTGCCACCGCCCTCAAGACGCAGGATGCCCATGTGCTGTATTTCGGCCATTCCAATTACGGCAGCGGCCAGGTGTTCGCCACCAGCCAGGAGTTCAGGGATCAGGTGATTCAGGACATTCGGTATGTGGATGACGACCGGATTCTGAATCTCTCTTCGCCCATCGTCAACCTCAGTGTCAGCGGCATGCGAACCGGCCAGGCGTATCCCCATTGGTGGCCGGTGTACAAGGATGGGACCAGCGCCCTTGCGCCTTACGTGAAGGGGGATCCCAACGGCGATCCGGCCTATAACTACTATCCCACCTACCAGATCCCCGGCGATCCGACTCATTACAAGATCGAGACGGTCAAGAACGGCGCCATCGAGCGCTTCGCGGACTGGGACGGCCCGGCATGGTACGATCCCGACGGGGACACTCCCGACCCTGACAACCCGAACCACGACATGTACTACATCACCAATCCCGAACCCTGGTCGCCCTCTTTCGAGCGCGTCGGGAATTGGGTGGACACCGACACCCTCTCGAACTTCTATCAGGAAAACTACGAGTATTCGTCGCCCGGCACCGGCGCCGACACGGCGAGATGGATGTTCAGGACCACCAGGTCCGGGAACTACAACGTCTATGTCTGGTACCCCGCCGCGTCGGGCAATGCCTCCAATGCGCCCTATACCGTCAATCATGCGGACGGGAGTACGACGGTGACGGTGAATCAGCGGACCAACGGTGGAAAGTGGAACAGGATCGGCACGTTCCGATTCGGGATCAATGCCTACTCGGTGGTGTTGAAGGACAACGCCGACGGGAACGTGGTCGCCGACGGCGTAATGATCGAGCCTGCGGACAATCCTTCGGACGCGCGTTTCCTCGACAATGTCGATTATCCCAAGCGGCATTACGGCTACAAGACCCTGGTGAAGCGGAAGGCATTGGCGGTTCCCAAGTCGGAGATGAAATACGCCCGATTGTTCTATTCCGGATGCGACAGCGGCCACTACTATACCGACACGTTCCAGCGGGGAGTCTTCTTCTACTCCCTCAAATCCACGTCGGACGGCGAATATGCCGTAGCGGCATACCTGACGGCCTATGTCAACGGCGCCAGCGACTACGAACTCTGGGAGATCATTCAGGCGATCGAGCCCTATTATGATTACTACGATTTTACGAAACCGCCCTCGGAACAGTGGTAA
- a CDS encoding NAD(P)H-dependent oxidoreductase: MIIVDTALAKREAENNPVRVAVIGAGYIGRGVALQIEQYVDGMRLAAISNRTLSKARQAYQDAGREAITAESVAEVEDAVSRGRYVITEDPMLVCKADGIDVIIEATGDVAFSAEVVLAAIEHRKHVVLMNAELDATVGPILKVYADRAGVVITNADGDQPGVMMNLFRFVKSIGYNPVLAGNIKGLQDYYRTPETQKAFAAEHHISPKMATSFADGTKISMENAVVANATGFRVGRRGMYGPRCDHVREAVNLFPLDKMRETGLVDYILGAEPGPGVFVLGYNDDPVRRGYMRYFKMGDGPLYAFYVPYHLPHLEVHLTAARAVLFQDAAVTPLAGPVCEVITVAKKDLKAGEVLDGIGGFTAYGMIENAAIQRGENLLPMGLSEGCRLKRDILRDRTIAYEDVEIPEGRLCDKLRREQDACFPGS; encoded by the coding sequence ATGATTATTGTAGACACCGCTCTGGCAAAACGTGAGGCAGAGAACAATCCCGTTCGGGTCGCCGTGATCGGCGCGGGGTATATCGGCCGGGGAGTCGCGCTTCAGATCGAACAATACGTCGACGGCATGCGGCTTGCGGCCATATCCAACAGAACCCTGTCCAAAGCGCGTCAGGCTTATCAGGATGCCGGACGTGAGGCGATTACGGCCGAAAGCGTCGCCGAGGTGGAGGACGCCGTTTCCAGGGGACGGTATGTGATCACCGAGGATCCGATGCTGGTCTGCAAGGCCGACGGCATCGACGTGATCATCGAGGCGACCGGGGATGTGGCCTTCAGCGCCGAGGTCGTCCTGGCGGCGATCGAACACCGCAAACACGTCGTATTGATGAACGCGGAGCTGGATGCCACCGTGGGCCCCATCCTGAAGGTCTATGCGGATCGGGCCGGCGTGGTCATCACCAATGCCGACGGGGACCAGCCCGGAGTGATGATGAACCTGTTCCGCTTCGTGAAATCCATCGGCTACAACCCGGTGCTGGCAGGGAACATCAAGGGGCTTCAGGATTATTACCGAACCCCCGAAACTCAGAAGGCGTTCGCGGCGGAGCACCATATCAGTCCGAAGATGGCCACGTCCTTCGCCGACGGCACCAAGATATCGATGGAGAACGCCGTCGTCGCCAATGCCACGGGCTTCAGGGTCGGTCGTCGCGGGATGTACGGCCCCCGCTGCGATCACGTCCGGGAGGCGGTCAACCTCTTTCCGCTGGACAAGATGCGGGAGACGGGTCTGGTCGATTATATCCTGGGGGCCGAGCCCGGCCCCGGCGTTTTCGTTCTCGGCTACAACGACGACCCCGTCCGCCGGGGGTACATGCGGTATTTCAAGATGGGGGACGGACCGCTTTATGCCTTTTATGTGCCGTATCACCTTCCTCATCTGGAGGTTCATCTGACGGCGGCACGGGCGGTGCTCTTTCAGGATGCGGCCGTGACACCCCTTGCCGGTCCCGTCTGCGAGGTGATCACCGTGGCGAAAAAGGATCTGAAAGCGGGCGAGGTGCTGGACGGCATCGGCGGATTCACCGCCTACGGCATGATCGAGAATGCCGCGATTCAGCGGGGAGAGAATCTGCTGCCGATGGGGCTTTCCGAAGGCTGCCGGCTCAAACGGGATATCCTCAGGGACCGCACCATCGCCTATGAGGATGTCGAAATTCCGGAAGGCCGCTTGTGTGACAAACTGCGGCGTGAACAGGATGCCTGTTTTCCCGGTTCATGA
- a CDS encoding nucleotidyltransferase family protein produces the protein MKRVGLVPAAGSANRIAPLPCSKEIFPVGYGNAGGKGGRRPRVACQSLLEKMATAGAKTAFIVTRPDKWDIPAYLGSGKGMGVGLAYIMTDPTPGAPYTLDQAFPFVNDALILFGFPDIVFDPDDAFLRLLGRQTETDADIVLGLYRASRPHKMDMVALDPSGRIREIVIKPGATDLTHTWIIAVWTPVFTRFMNGFLAAAQAADKRPPGELHVGDVVRTAISQGVRAETVVFEDGRYVDIGTPEDLYSAVRENIQSLETENT, from the coding sequence GTGAAGCGGGTCGGCCTCGTCCCCGCCGCGGGTTCCGCGAACCGGATCGCTCCCCTGCCGTGCAGCAAGGAGATCTTTCCCGTAGGATACGGTAATGCCGGAGGGAAGGGGGGCCGGCGGCCGAGGGTCGCGTGTCAATCCCTGCTCGAAAAGATGGCGACGGCCGGCGCGAAGACGGCATTTATCGTTACGCGGCCCGACAAATGGGATATCCCTGCTTATCTGGGCAGCGGGAAAGGAATGGGGGTCGGCCTGGCCTATATCATGACGGATCCGACGCCGGGGGCCCCCTATACCCTGGACCAGGCCTTTCCGTTTGTAAACGACGCCCTGATTCTTTTCGGGTTTCCCGACATCGTCTTCGATCCGGACGATGCTTTTTTGCGGCTTCTGGGGCGGCAAACGGAGACCGATGCAGATATCGTTCTGGGACTGTACCGGGCGAGCAGACCCCATAAAATGGACATGGTTGCGCTGGATCCTTCAGGCCGGATTCGGGAAATCGTCATCAAACCCGGCGCTACCGATCTGACGCATACCTGGATTATCGCCGTCTGGACCCCTGTGTTTACCCGATTTATGAACGGCTTCCTGGCGGCGGCGCAGGCCGCCGACAAGAGACCCCCGGGCGAGCTGCATGTGGGCGATGTCGTCCGGACTGCGATATCCCAGGGGGTGAGGGCCGAAACCGTTGTGTTCGAAGACGGCCGTTACGTGGACATCGGCACGCCCGAGGACCTCTATTCGGCCGTCAGGGAGAATATTCAATCACTGGAGACTGAGAATACATGA
- the rfbC gene encoding dTDP-4-dehydrorhamnose 3,5-epimerase, translated as MIFDALPIEGAYAVRLEKREDERGFFARAWCQREFAAHGLAATVVQTNIAGTRRKGTLRGMHYQLASHAEAKLFRCNRGAIYDVMIDLRPDSSTFESWYGITLNAREDRMVYVPEGCAHGYMALADDTEVMYLVSEFYNPDAERGVRWNDPFFAVSWPAVENVIVSDKDGSWPDYAGRGNLPDEEGDR; from the coding sequence ATGATTTTCGATGCGCTTCCCATTGAAGGGGCTTATGCTGTCCGACTCGAGAAACGTGAAGACGAACGAGGCTTTTTCGCCCGCGCCTGGTGCCAAAGGGAGTTTGCGGCCCACGGCCTCGCAGCGACGGTCGTTCAGACCAATATCGCCGGCACCCGCCGGAAAGGAACGCTTCGGGGCATGCACTATCAGTTGGCCTCCCATGCCGAAGCGAAACTGTTCAGGTGCAACCGGGGCGCCATTTACGACGTCATGATCGATCTTCGCCCCGATTCATCCACATTCGAATCCTGGTACGGGATCACGTTGAATGCCCGGGAAGATCGGATGGTGTATGTGCCGGAAGGGTGCGCTCACGGCTACATGGCCCTTGCCGATGATACCGAGGTCATGTATCTTGTATCGGAATTCTATAATCCCGACGCTGAAAGGGGGGTTCGCTGGAACGATCCGTTTTTCGCCGTATCGTGGCCGGCGGTGGAAAACGTCATCGTATCCGACAAGGACGGCAGTTGGCCGGATTATGCCGGTCGGGGGAATCTCCCGGATGAGGAGGGCGATCGGTGA
- a CDS encoding UDP-glucose dehydrogenase family protein, producing the protein MNVSIIGTGYVGLVSGVCLAEKGHRVVCVDMDADKIARINAGISPIYERGLDALLQRNIGGNLRATTDLADAVHGSELSIIAVGTPFDGEEIDLSQIKAAAREIGAVLREKSGYHVVVVKSTVVPGTTDETVRRGLEAASGKRAGEAFGLGMNPEFLREGDAVADFMNPDRIVMGGIDDRSIECLDLLYRPFDGVDKIRTTCKTAEMIKYTANSLLATMISFSNEIGNLCSALGGVDVVDVMRGVHLDKRLSPILPDGSRVVPGFTTYLEAGCGFGGSCFPKDVKALIAHGRRLGQPMTLLDGAVTVNRTQPDQIIRLLKDHFRSLKDIRVAVLGLAFKPDTDDMRESPAIPVIQWLQDEGADIHAVDPVAGSAARKLFGDRGISYHEHMETAVVEADAVVVLTRWDVFRRLPEIIAERTVQPLVVDGRRMIGRDAVARYAGIGYREMNP; encoded by the coding sequence ATGAACGTTTCCATTATCGGTACGGGGTATGTCGGCCTTGTGTCGGGCGTATGCCTGGCCGAGAAGGGGCATCGCGTCGTCTGCGTGGACATGGATGCCGACAAGATCGCCCGGATCAACGCCGGGATTTCGCCGATTTACGAACGGGGGCTCGATGCGCTGTTGCAGCGCAATATCGGGGGGAACCTCAGGGCGACCACGGACCTCGCGGACGCCGTACACGGATCCGAGCTGTCCATCATCGCCGTGGGGACGCCCTTTGACGGAGAAGAGATCGACCTCTCTCAAATCAAGGCGGCCGCAAGGGAGATCGGTGCGGTCCTCCGCGAGAAGTCCGGGTATCACGTGGTGGTGGTCAAGAGTACGGTGGTGCCGGGGACGACCGACGAAACCGTCCGTCGCGGCCTGGAGGCGGCTTCCGGAAAACGTGCCGGGGAGGCCTTCGGCCTGGGCATGAATCCCGAATTCCTGAGGGAGGGCGACGCCGTGGCCGACTTCATGAACCCTGATCGAATCGTCATGGGCGGTATCGACGACCGGAGTATTGAATGCCTCGATCTGCTCTATCGCCCGTTCGACGGCGTCGACAAGATCCGGACCACCTGTAAAACCGCGGAGATGATCAAGTACACCGCCAATTCGCTTCTGGCGACGATGATATCTTTTTCAAATGAAATCGGAAATTTATGTTCTGCATTGGGGGGTGTCGACGTGGTGGATGTGATGCGGGGCGTCCACCTTGACAAGCGGCTTTCCCCGATTCTTCCCGACGGCAGCCGGGTCGTTCCCGGGTTCACCACCTATCTGGAGGCGGGATGCGGATTCGGCGGGAGCTGTTTCCCAAAGGACGTCAAGGCCCTGATCGCTCACGGCCGCCGTCTGGGGCAGCCCATGACCCTCCTCGACGGGGCCGTAACGGTCAACCGGACCCAGCCCGATCAGATCATCAGATTGTTGAAGGACCATTTCAGGAGCCTGAAAGACATTCGGGTGGCGGTGCTGGGACTGGCCTTCAAGCCGGACACCGACGACATGCGGGAGTCGCCCGCCATCCCGGTGATCCAATGGCTTCAGGATGAAGGCGCCGACATTCATGCCGTAGACCCCGTGGCCGGGTCGGCGGCCCGGAAACTGTTCGGAGACCGGGGAATATCCTACCATGAACACATGGAAACCGCGGTGGTGGAGGCCGATGCCGTCGTTGTGCTGACGCGCTGGGATGTCTTTCGACGGCTGCCGGAGATCATCGCGGAAAGAACCGTTCAACCGCTGGTCGTCGACGGCCGCAGAATGATCGGAAGGGACGCCGTGGCCCGCTATGCGGGTATCGGCTACCGGGAGATGAATCCATGA